Part of the Listeria innocua genome is shown below.
AAGGCACTGTGTCCGCGTATACTTCAGAGGAAGGACGAACTTCAGGTAACATTGCTCTTGGGATATTAAGCATTTTTAGAAGCTCATCATCCCATTCTAAATCATAAATATTATAAAGAAGTGTCCGGGAAGCATTGGAATAATCGGTAATATGAGCACGACCACCAGTTAATTTCCAAACTAACCAAGTATCAATTGTACCGAAAAGAAGTTCTCCTTTTTCAGCACGTTCTTGTGCGCCATCTACATGATCAAGAATCCAGCGAGCTTTTGTACCTGCAAAGTATGGATCAATCAAAAGACCAGTTTTTGATCTAATCGTATCTTCGTAACCATCTTTACGAAGTTGCTTACAAATATCTTCAGTTTGACGAGATTGCCAAACAATTGCATTATAAATTGGATTTCCGCTTTCTTTATCCCAAATAACAGTAGTTTCACGTTGGTTTGTAATACCAATCCCAGCAATTTCTTTAGAAGAAATATTTGTTTTGAGTAATACGCCTGCAATTACTGCTAAAATCGAAGCCCAGATTTCATTGGCACTATGTTCAACCCAACCTGGCTTAGGAAAAATTTGATCAAATTCTTCTTGCGCAACGCCAATTACTTCTCCTTCTTCGTCAATAATCATCGCTCTTGAACTTGTTGTTCCTTGATCCAGTGCTAAAATATATTTCTTTTCCATGTAAAATTCCTCCTCTAGTTTTAAGTACAACGAAAGCCCAGAGACTTTCGTTTAGAGCTAGTTATTATTCTAGCTTATGCTAAATCTTTTTTCTTGTCGAGTTGCATTGTTAAAATAAGAATTAAAACAAATAATACTGCGAACACCCAGAACCACATTCCTAGTTCGCCATTAATAATTGCATTATACCCTAAAGCACCTAATGCACCACCCATAATTGGTCCAATAACCGGAACCCATGAGTAACCCCAATCAGATCCACCTTTGCCAGAAATCGGCCAAACAAAATGCGCAATTCTTGGTCCAAGGTCACGTGCTGGGTTGATTGCATAACCAGTAGTTCCACCAAGAGACATCCCGATAGCTACGATTAATGCGCCAACAACAAGTGGATTTAATCCGTCTGAAAAGGAATTTGCACCTAGTGATAGTAATCCAAACACTAACATAAAAGTACCTAATGCTTCACCAAAAAAGTTAGATGTAAAATGGCGAATAGCTGGCGCCGTTGCAAAAACACCTAGTTTTGTTGGTTTATCTTCTGTTTTCTTCCAGTGCGGGTAGTAATGTAACCATACGAGTGTTGCACCAATGAATGCTCCGATAAACTGAGCAACAATATACGGCAATACATAGTTCCACGGGAAAGCACCTGCAAGCGCCATACCGATTGTTACAGCCGGGTTAAGATGGGCCATACTCATATATCCTGAAACATATACACCCATTGTAACACCTAGCCCCCAAGCTAAAGTAACAACGACCCAGCCGCCATTCTCTGCCTTGGATTTCTTCAGTGAAACACCCGCTACGACACCAGCACCTAAAATAATTAGGATGGCAGTACCAATTACTTCACCTAGAAATTGTGTTGCTAAACTTGTGTCAATCATCTTTTCCAACTCCTTCTTCTTGCTTATTTGTAGCACCGGAATTTTAACACTTACTAGTCCCCTTACATTCCGATTATCAATTAACTTCAAAAAAAGAATGACAATCAAAACGTAGGCACACTAGTACCCTTGCATCGTTTCGATTGTCATCTCTTCTCCTGACATGTTAATTAACTTGAGTCTATTTAATCACATCAAGAAAACGCTGTCAATCAAACGACTTGTCCTATTTTTCACAATGTCTCTTCATCTGCCTCTTTACTTTTACCCCAATTTAGGAGAGTTATAACCCTTTTTAAAAGAAATTAATTCACAAAGAAGAAAACACAAAAAAACCGCCACAAGTGACGGTTTTTAATTTTGTATTTAAGCTTCTTGTACTTCAGGATAAACGCTAACTTTTTTCTTGTCGCGTCCCATACGTTCGAAACGTACAACGCCGTCAGTTTTAGCGAATAGAGTATCATCGCCGCCACGACCAACGTTAGTTCCTGGATAGATTTTAGTACCACGTTGACGGTAAAGGATAGATCCACCAGTAACAAATTGTCCGTCCGCACGTTTTGCACCTAAACGTTTTGATTCAGAGTCACGTCCGTTAGAAGTCGAACCGCCACCCTTTTTGTGCGCAAAATGTTGAATATCAAATTTTAACATGAAATTCCACCTCCTATTTGGAGTTAATTTTTATATGATCAGGATAGCTGTACGCTAATGACCTTAGTTGATTTTCCATCCCTGTAAGCAAGATTTGTACCACATCATCTCCAACAAAATCAGCAGGCACAGAATAGTAAAGGTAACCCTCCGACTCTTCAAACACAGGCTCAAAGTCACGTACTTCTGAAATAGCATTAACCATCCCAAAGGCAATTGACGAAGCTCCTGCACAAACCAAATCACTGCCATGTTCGGCAAAATCGGCATGTCCACTCATTGTAAAAGAAACTATTTGGTTGTTTTCTCGCATAACATCGACTTGAATCATTTTTTTCGTCCTTTCAAATTAAGCATTGATTGCATCAATAGTTAATTTTGTGTAAGGTTGACGATGACCTTGTTTTTTGTGGTAGTTCTTTTTCGGTTTATATTTATAAACTGTCAATTTCTTCGCACGGCCTTGTTTTTCAACTTTAGCTGTTACAGTTGCTCCGTCCACGAATGGAACGCCAACTTTAGCGGAATCTCCGCCTACGAATAGAACTTTGTCAAAAGTAACAACATCACCAACTTCACCTGCTAATTTCTCAACATAGATTTCTTGGCCTGCTTCTACTTTGATTTGTTTCCCACCTGTTTCAATAATTGCGTACATACTTGCACCTCCTCATATACTAAGACTCGCCATTACAGGGGACTTACACAAGGTAAATACTTAACCCAGCTCTGTGCGGTTGTAGCTTGGTGCGCTACAAACATAACAGTAAAATGATAGCATAGAGAAGCTGTCTATGTCAATCACTTGTTAATTTTAATTTTCAACACGAGCAATTTGATAAAATGGAACTCGTTCGTCTGCCACTTCCCAATCAATTGGAGCGTTATTAAAGGTATTCAAATCTAAGAACGCATCTAACACATCCTCTGTGGTGATGACTTGGATGCTACTTGGATCTCCCATCATAATCCCACTTAATTCTCTTTCTAGTTGAAAAGCAAGTGTATCTTTTGAAGCAACGTGTCCTGTCCCGTAACAAACCGGGCAAGGAATTGTTGTCACCTCTAAAAAGGATTGTTGTTTCTTTCGTCTCGTTAGTTGCAAGAGCCCTGACTGCGATAAAGCGGCCACTTGTGTCGTAATGTATTCTTCACGACTTTCTTTCTCTATCGCCTCACGCAGCTCTCCTTGCCCCTCCTCTGACATACCACCAATAAAATCAACAAGAATCATCCCACTCATATTCCGAAGACGAATTTGCCTAAAAATCTCGGGAACCGCTTTTATATTAACAGCTTCTACCGTTTTTTCTTTAGCACTTGTACCTTTAAAACGACTAGAATTCACGTCCACTACCCACATAGCTTCTGTTTTTTCAATAAAAAGAGAAGATCCATTTGAAAGATGAACGACGGGTCTGCTAAGACGATCCATCTGTTGCTTAATACCTAAATCAGCAAATAAGTCCGCACTTTTCTTTAAACTAACTTCTTTATCAGTAAAATTAGCTTCCACTATCTTCGCAAATTCAAAATCATCAGTAATAATTTCTATTGGCATATAGCGCTGGATAAATTGCTTCGTACTCAAGAAAACGCCTGAAGCAGCAGATAAAAGCAAGCCAGGTTTCTTTCTTGTTTCGGCTTCTTTAACTAATGTTTGATATTTTTCTCTTGCTTGGTTTAATGCTAATTCTAATTGCTCTTTCGTTGCAGTTTCTGCGCTAGAGCGAATAATTATTGCTTCATTCTCTTCTAAAAGCGACTCCATTATTATTTTCAGAGGTTCTTTATCCTGAATTCTTTTGGAAATGGAAATATATTCTTTTCCGTGCAAATAAATCAGCAAATCTCCTGGAAATTCAAGAACCGCTGATAAAAGCGGAAGTTTTGTAGCACTACCTTCTCGAACAATTTGAACAGGTATTT
Proteins encoded:
- a CDS encoding MIP/aquaporin family protein; protein product: MIDTSLATQFLGEVIGTAILIILGAGVVAGVSLKKSKAENGGWVVVTLAWGLGVTMGVYVSGYMSMAHLNPAVTIGMALAGAFPWNYVLPYIVAQFIGAFIGATLVWLHYYPHWKKTEDKPTKLGVFATAPAIRHFTSNFFGEALGTFMLVFGLLSLGANSFSDGLNPLVVGALIVAIGMSLGGTTGYAINPARDLGPRIAHFVWPISGKGGSDWGYSWVPVIGPIMGGALGALGYNAIINGELGMWFWVFAVLFVLILILTMQLDKKKDLA
- the rpmA gene encoding 50S ribosomal protein L27, producing MLKFDIQHFAHKKGGGSTSNGRDSESKRLGAKRADGQFVTGGSILYRQRGTKIYPGTNVGRGGDDTLFAKTDGVVRFERMGRDKKKVSVYPEVQEA
- a CDS encoding ribosomal-processing cysteine protease Prp, yielding MIQVDVMRENNQIVSFTMSGHADFAEHGSDLVCAGASSIAFGMVNAISEVRDFEPVFEESEGYLYYSVPADFVGDDVVQILLTGMENQLRSLAYSYPDHIKINSK
- the rplU gene encoding 50S ribosomal protein L21, translating into MYAIIETGGKQIKVEAGQEIYVEKLAGEVGDVVTFDKVLFVGGDSAKVGVPFVDGATVTAKVEKQGRAKKLTVYKYKPKKNYHKKQGHRQPYTKLTIDAINA
- a CDS encoding Rne/Rng family ribonuclease, with translation MKKLVINAANIERRVAVLEDDVLIDVEIIRPSNKIQVGDIFYGFIQKIDRKMDAAFVDLGNQNKGFIHLKDIPASYEKTQGAKIPVQIVREGSATKLPLLSAVLEFPGDLLIYLHGKEYISISKRIQDKEPLKIIMESLLEENEAIIIRSSAETATKEQLELALNQAREKYQTLVKEAETRKKPGLLLSAASGVFLSTKQFIQRYMPIEIITDDFEFAKIVEANFTDKEVSLKKSADLFADLGIKQQMDRLSRPVVHLSNGSSLFIEKTEAMWVVDVNSSRFKGTSAKEKTVEAVNIKAVPEIFRQIRLRNMSGMILVDFIGGMSEEGQGELREAIEKESREEYITTQVAALSQSGLLQLTRRKKQQSFLEVTTIPCPVCYGTGHVASKDTLAFQLERELSGIMMGDPSSIQVITTEDVLDAFLDLNTFNNAPIDWEVADERVPFYQIARVEN